A genomic stretch from Numida meleagris isolate 19003 breed g44 Domestic line chromosome 2, NumMel1.0, whole genome shotgun sequence includes:
- the TTPA gene encoding alpha-tocopherol transfer protein yields MGPGGGMAQRLNELPDHSARVRGAVAELRRRAEAEPGQRWPQSLSDAFLVRFLRARDFNLDLAWRLLKNYQKWRIECPEISADLQPSSVLGLLHAGYHGVLRSRDPSGSKVLIYRIGQWDPALFTAYDVFRVSLITSELIVKEIETQRNGVKAIFDLQGWRFAHAFQISPAVAKKIAAVLTDSFPLKVRGIHLINEPLFFHPVFALIKPFLTEKIKQRVYMHGSNYMQSLTEHFPVSILPQEYGGEGVSFEELAKDWTDFIMASADYLQSISLVAHE; encoded by the exons ATGGGGCCGGGGGGAGGCATGGCGCAGCGGCTGAACGAGCTTCCCGATCATTCGGCACGGGTGCGCGGGGCCGTGGCCGAGCTGCGGCGGCGGGCGGAGGCAGAGCCCGGGCAACGCTGGCCGCAGTCGCTCAGCGATGCCTTCCTGGTGAGATTCCTGCGAGCCCGAGACTTCAACCTGGATCTGGCCTGGAGG ttactgaAGAATTACCAGAAGTGGAGAATTGAATGCCCAGAAATAAGTGCAGATTTACAGCCATCTTCTGTCCTTGGTCTATTGCATGCTGGCTATCATGGAGTCCTGAGATCAAGAGACCCGTCTGGAAGCAAAGTTCTAATATATAGAATTG GACAATGGGATCCCGCGTTATTTACAGCATATGATGTGTTTCGTGTAAGTCTGATCACATCCGAACTCATTGTAAAGGAGATTGAGACTCAGAGGAATGGAGTCAAGGCTATCTTTGATCTTCAAGGATGGCGATTTGCTCATGCATTTCAAATCAGTCCAGCAGTGGCCAAGAAAattgctgctgtgctcaca GATTCCTTTCCACTAAAAGTTCGAGGTATCCACTTGATTAATGAGCCTTTATTCTTCCACCCAGTCTTCGCTCTAATTAAGCcctttctcactgaaaaaataaagcagcgG gTGTATATGCATGGAAGTAACTACATGCAGAGTCTGACGGAACACTTTCCAGTCAGCATTCTCCCACAGGAATATGGGGGGGAAGGAGTCTCCTTTGAAGAGTTGGCCAAGGACTGGACTGACTTCATAATGGCGTCTGCAGACTATCTCCAGAGCATTTCTCTGGTTGCTCACGAATAA